From Pristiophorus japonicus isolate sPriJap1 chromosome 1, sPriJap1.hap1, whole genome shotgun sequence, a single genomic window includes:
- the ptcd2 gene encoding pentatricopeptide repeat-containing protein 2, mitochondrial isoform X4 — translation MKNQGIKFSKDTYTLTFAVCYKLNTAESYRICIVLLEESLTRGDFIPRHAFFFAVALAIKQNDVENARSIYSRIMHTDSKICLNLHVFVLALSGEQQNLLSVLETAVVNNVPKFVKKVDFSQEVLAIVRETLENNRELQSQFEDVCETLQKSGQITAESLDDMLCHTPNGKKTLNPLLDRRKVSRRTFKPLRSALLSE, via the exons ATGAAAAATCAAGGAATAAAATTTAGTAAAGACACTTATACGCTAACATTTGCTGTCTGTTACAAATTG AATACCGCTGAGTCATACAGGATCTGCATCGTGCTGTTGGAAGAATCATTGACAAGAGGAGATTTCATTCCCCGGCATGCATTCTTCTTTGCAGTAGCACTTGCAATCAAGCAG AACGATGTTGAAAATGCTCGGTCAATTTATTCACGCATTATGCACACAGACAGCAAAATTTGTCTTAATCTTCAT GTCTTTGTACTGGCTCTGTCAGGAGAACAGCAGAATCTACTCTCCGTGTTGGAAACAGCAGTTGTAAACAATGTCCCAAAATTTGTGAAGAAGGTGGATTTTTCCCAAGAAGTA CTGGCTATAGTGCGAGAAACCTTGGAAAACAATCGAGAGCTTCAAAGCCAGTTTGAAGATGTGTGTGAAACACTGCAAAAGTCTGGACAAATCACTGCAGAGAGTCTCGATGACATGCTTTGCCACACACCAAATGGAAAAAAAACCCTTAACCCTCTGCTCGATCGAAGGAAAGTTAGCCGACGAACCTTCAAACCTCTGCGGTCAGCCTTACTTTCCGAGTAA